The window GGAGCGCCACCTGAACGGAGAAAGGACCATGAGGTCGCTCGACCCGCATGTGGTTCTCCCGGGTTTCGCTCTCGTCGACGCCGCGCTCACCACGAAGTCGAAGCATGCCGTTCTCGATCTGGATATCGACCTCGTCTGCCGTGACGCCCGGGAGGTCGACACGTAGACATAGC is drawn from Acidobacteriota bacterium and contains these coding sequences:
- a CDS encoding Hsp20/alpha crystallin family protein is translated as LCLRVDLPGVTADEVDIQIENGMLRLRGERGVDESETRENHMRVERPHGPFSVQVALPPSVDAQRVRASHRNGVVEVELPKRQHDPPNRIDITPR